CAAACGTTGTTATAATTTACACCGGCGGCCATTACCGCGACGAGTACTTCGTCCGGAGCAATTTCTGGAACATCGATGAGTTCTTCCTGAATTGCTGTGATCGGATCTCCGAAACGTTCGGGACGAACGACCTGTGCATACATTTTTTTAGGAACCTGTCCCAAGGGTGGGAGGGTTCCGATTGGAACGGATTCAATTTGGCTCATGTGCACAGATTTCTGAACTTTGGTTTTTGATCTACACCAATTTCAAGAAATTCGCGATGAATTGAGATCGGTTTTTGATAAAGTTTGATTTCCTTTTTTACAGGTTCAATTTTGAATCTTTAAAAATTTCATTTTGAAATTTGGGTAGTTCCTAGATTGAATTTGAATCGTTAAACATTATAATTTCTAAATTTGCAAGAGTTCCCACACGTTTAAAAACCTTACAATAAAATGAGCGAAACAGTTTTATATTAAATTTCCTCGTTTCTAAAAAAGTTGTGTTTCGATTCCTAAAATGTAGGAACTCTTACAAATCACGATTTTACGAACAAATTCTAAAATTGTAGGAACTCATACTTTTAGAAAATTTTTTCTCAGCCAAATTCACCCGGCTTAGCGATGTGTAGGGTGCAAGTCTTCGTCGTAGACGAAGACCGAGCGAGAATTCGCGAGCCCGTAGCAGCGCGGCCGTCCGTTTTTCGGACGGCAAGCCCCGAAAAAAAATCTTCAAAGATATTTATAGTCTCTAAATTATGTCCGGGGGAACGGATATACTCCAAAGGCAGAAACTAAATCATGATCCGATTCTTACATACAGCAGACCTACATCTAAGTTTAAAAGAGAAAGTTTATTCTCTTTCCGTTTTAAAAGAAATCGTTTCCACGGCAAAAACTGAAGAATGCACCCATATTCTTTTTTGTGGCGACCTTTTCGATCGTAATTCTGACATCAACTCTCTCAAAGAAGACGTCAAAGAAATTCTAACTTCTTTTCCTGGTAAAATTTTTTTTATTCCAGGCAATCACGAAGAGTTAGGAATCCAAGAAGGTTCCTATCCGATTTCTGCGGATCTTTCTCCTATGTCTTATCCCCAAAAAAACGATCGTTTTAAACTTTGGTTCGAAGAAATAGACGGCGTAGACGTAGAATTTTTCGGTTTTCCGTTTCGTAGAAATTTAGATTATTCGAATATTCAATTTAGCGAAAAGAAAACTCTTTATCGTATCGCTCTTTTACACGGCACAGATACAAAATTGGTGGAATACTTAGGCCCTTCTCCCGAAGATGCTGATTCAATTTTAGATTCAAAACCTTTTTTAGACGCTAAGTTCGATTACCTCGCGCTCGGCCATATCCATTCGGAACGCTCTGAAAGAATTAGTTCTCTTTTGATTGCATATCCTGGTTCTCCTAGAGTCGTTTCTTCCGGCGAATTCGGTCCTCGTTCCGTCAACATTGTTACCCTCGGTAAAAACGGAACCCCAGTCCTTCAAAAAAAAATCATTTCTTCTGCGGGCGAATTTAAGGAATTTTCTCTTTCCGCAAATCTCTCCGGCCAAATCCCAGATCTTTCTAAAATACATGTTTTGATTTCAGAATTGGATTTTGTTCGTATTAAAATTTCTGGAATCGTAGAAGACGAACATATTGTTTCAGAAACTCTGGACCATTTCAGTAAATCCATCGTTTGTAGAAAATTAGAAATTAAAACAAACGATCTCAAAACCTCTTCTGTACTCATCGATAACCCGATCGCAAAAGTATTTTATGATAAACTAATGAATAAAAAATTGAATTGGAACGGCCAAAATTCCCCCGATTGGAACGAAATTTTAGTCTTAGGCCTAGAACAAATCGAAGAATTTTCTGGAAAAAAATGATATGATTTCTGCGATCCAACTTCTTAATTTCGGAAAATTTAAAGGGAAAGAATTTGAACTTTCGGATTCCGCTACCGTTTTTTTAGGTAAAAACGAATCCGGTAAAACCACGATTTTCGACGCTCTTAGACTCGCAGTCGGGAGTAAATTTCTTACCGCCAATCAAGAACCTAAAAAAAGTATCCTTTCCCGTTACGGCGAAACCTGTTTAGAAGGTTATAATATTCTAGGAAAAACCCCGGATCTTTCCAAAGATTCCGCTCCTCAATTTGTACACTGCGTTTCTCTCAGAGAAGGGGAACTAGAATTTGCATTTAACAATGATAAGTTGATCAAACCCGATTTTCTTCGGAGTAAACTTTTAAACAACGGTGTGAACTTAGAAGGTATTTCCAATTCGTTTAAAAAAATTCATTCTCCAAAAACAAACAGCAAAGACGCAGATTATTTTGACAGTCTTAAAAAGGAAATTGAGGATCTCCAAACCAAAAGATCTGAATTGATTTTAGAAATCGAAAATCTACATTCCAGAAATAAAAACAATTCCGAAAAAGAGGAAAAACATCTCAAAGATCAAAACAAAGAAACAGAAATTAAAAACAAACTCGCACAGATCGAAAAAAATTCCGCCTTGGATTTAAAAATCCAAAAGAAGATTCAAGTTTTAGAATGTATTTCTGAAATCCAAAGACTAAAATCCATCGAGGAATTTATCAGAAAAAATTTTCTCTATTCTAAAGACGAATCTGCTGGATTCGATTCTTTTCAAAAAGAAATCGAAAAATCAAAGAACAATACCTCCTCTTTTGAACTTTTACTTAAGGATAAAGAGAACACAATCAATTCCAAAAAAAAAGAATTAAACGATCATAAAACCCAACTTTCTATCCTCCAAAAATTGAAACAAAAAGCTGAGGAATGGTTTGATAAAATAGATTCAATCCTTAGAGAAGACGGCTTTTCCGAAGAAATCAAAACGACTCATTCCAACCCTTTGTATAAACTTTTAGGAATCATTTTATCCGGACTTGGTTTTTGTGGTGTGTTAGGCTCCTTCGCCTTGTTCCTTTTTTCTAAATTATCCCTTGCCACATTTTTAAGCGGAGCGCTCCTTTCAGGAAGCCTGATCATTTTAGGCCTTTGGTTATTCTCTCATAAAAAAGAATCTATCAACTTCAGATATAGTTCCGAAAAGGAAAAAAATTTCGTTCTTAAAATTTCTGGACAATGGAATTTAACATTTCCAGAATATTCTATTCCTCTTATGGAAAAAATTGAAAACCTTAGACAATTCCTTTCTAAACAAATTCAAAACTTCGATCTTAAAACGGCTCAGATAGAATCGATCGAAAAGGAAATCCGACTTTTGACCGAAGAACTGGATCCGATCCGTTCCAACTTAAAACTAGAATCTGAAAAAATCTCAAATTTAGAATCCAAAAGGAATTCCTGGTTAAACGATAGAAGATCAACTACGATCCAAGATTATCATAAACAAGTCGCAGAATTTCAGACTCAATCTAGACATTTCTCCGAAGGTCTAAAAAAAATTCTCACCGAACATTCTTCTCATAGTTTAGAAGATCTGGAGATCAAACAAAAAACTCTGATCGCAACAATGGAAGACGTTCCGAACGAATTTCCAAACGATCCGGAAAGACAATTTAGAGACTCTAAAAAAAGAGAGCTTCAAAAAGAACTTCAATCCTTAGATAACGAATTAAAAAAATTGAATACTTCTATCCAAGTAGAAGACGCCAGGATTCAAGATCTACTCCCAGAAAAAGAAAAAAACCTTAAAGACATCATCCAATCCCTTTTTGAAAAAGAATTAGAATTTTCTAAAATAGAATCTAGGCGAAAATCTGCTAAAATTGCTCAGGAACTTTTTGAAGAAATCTCCAAAGATCAATCTACACAGTTCGCTTTGGTCGCCTCCGAAATCGGTAAAGAAATAGATCTTTTACTTCCTAAAAGATCCGTTACTCTGGAAGCGATCGATAAAAAAGATTCAATTAAAATGCAGGACGAGGCGGGCGCATTTCGTTCCATTGATCATCTTTCTGGTGGAACCCTCGCCACCTTCTATCTGATTTTTAAATTGTTTTTGGCTCGTAAAACCCTTCCTAAAAAAGGGATTCTACTTCTAGACGAACCTTTTGTTCATCTAGATCGTGGAAGAATTGAATCTGCTTTTTTTTATCTCAAGAAATTCCAAGAAGAAACGGAATATCAAATCTGTTTCTTTACAAAACAAGAAGAAATTGCAGATACCGTTTTACGTTTTTTTAAAAATTCAAAAAAGATTTCTTTGTAAGAAAGTTTGGACGAATCTGGCTTGCCGCAGGCAGCCAAACCAGACTCTTTAGCTCCAGTCAATAAGTTGCATAAAAGAAACGTAATATTTCGTATTAAATTTCAATTTATTATAGAACGCGATCCATAGAGAGGCATTCAGGAAAACGTTTTATTGAGTTCAAGAAGTAAGACGTCTTTAGTTTGAAAGAGCATTTTGCTGAGTTTGCATCGTATTGATCCCTTTCACGTTATATCGAATCCAATTTATCATAATATTTGCGGGTGCTCAATTTAAAAGGATCAGTAAAATTTTCAAAAGCTTTAGAATGTAGAAACTCATACAAAAATGAAATAAGCTAAAACTTTTAAAATATGTTTTTGCAAAATCATTTTGTAAAAACGGAAACACTTTCCAAATGATTTGTATGAGGAAATAAATCCACAGGAGTAATTTTTTTGTATTTAAAACTTTTTGTAAGTTCGATCGCATCCCTTAGAAGAGTTTCCGGATTACAAGAAACGTAAAGAATCTGACTTACTTTAGAATTTAATAATATTCTTTTAGTCTCTGTGTCAAGTCCTTCTCTCGGCGGATCCAACACCACCACATCCGAATTTTCGCTTAAGGCCGTCTGTAGAGTATCTAAAACCTTTCCTTTAATAAAATGAACGTTTTCGATTCCATTCGCTTTTGCAGCACCAATTGCAGAACGAATTGAACTCGAATTCTCTTCGAGTCCGATTACTTTTTTAGATTTAGACGAGATATACAATGAAATTGTACCGATTCCACAATAGGCGTCCACTACGTTCTTATTCTCTGGAAGATCTTCCAAAATAAGATCGTACAAATTTTCTATCTGAAACGGATTGATTTGAAAAAATGTGGAAAGTCCAATCTGAAAATCAAGTTTACCGATTTTTTCTTTTACAAAATGTCTTCCATACCAAGTGACTTCCTTTTCTCCCAAAACAACTTTAGTGTTTTTACGGTTTACATTTTGTAATATCCCTACTACCTCCGCTTTTGAATTTTCTTTATATAAAAATTGTTGAATATACGAATATAATTTATCCGTGAGTTTTTTTCTTCCCGGAATTTCGCTTTCATTAGTGACAATTCCTACAAGAATTTCTTGGGTCGCGTTCGCTTTTCTAAGAACGATATGTCTTAAAAGTCCACTTCCTCTTTTTTCATGATACGGTTCTAAATTTTCGTTCCGCGCCCAATGACGGATCGCAGTGACCACGGTAGTCAAATCTTCATCCTGAATTCTACATTCTTTCTGATCGATGATAAACGTATTTTCTTTATTATGAAGACCAAGGGTAAGTACGGATTTTTTTCCTATCTTACGATGTCCAAATGGAAGTTGAACCTTATGGCGATACATTTGATCCTTTGGGCTTTTTATGATCTGCCGAATTTCCAGGTCTTTAAAACCTCCGAATCGTTTTACGATCTCTTCTTGTTTATGTTGAAGTTGTTTTTCGTAACCGATATGCAATCGATCACAACCGGCACATTCCGGATAATGTTGACAAGACTGACTCGTAGGAGGTTTCATTCTTCGCTCAGGCTTTTGTTCCTTTAGTACTTGTCAATTGAATTCGTTTTTTAAAAGCGATCACATCAAATAAGTTTTCCCGTACTTATCTTGGATTGTAGGATCAGCGCCATATTTTAAAAGTAACTCCACAAACTCGGACATTCCTTGAGAGGACTTAGCAAGATGAATACAAGTAACTCCGTCGCGATCTTGAACATTTGGATCGGCGCCTCTCTCCAAAAGGAACCGCAAAGCTTCCAACTTTCCTTCGTTTACACAATGATGCAAAGGACTCATTCCTCTTTCGTCCTTTCGATCAGGGTCCGCTCCATTTCGAATCAAAACGAACATCATATCTAAAGAGAAATCGTTTTCTAAAATAGAATGGATAAGAGGAGTAAAACCGGTAGACTGATCTGCAAGGTTCGTGTCGGCACGATATTCGATCAAAACTTGAACGATTTCCAACCGATGATATTTTACCGCGATTGAAAGAGATGTTATACCGTGATAAAAATTGAGATTCGGATTAAAACCGTTTTGCAAAAGATTACCAATCCGCTTCACGTTTCCACTTCGAATCGAGTTAAAAAAAAGAAATCGTTTCCACAAAGAATCGGGGCGAATCTTTGTGAAATTTCTTCTTTCATTTGATTTTTCATCATCTTTCATTGGCGGATACCTTTTTGCAAATGGCAATCTTTAAAACCGATTTAGGTTTTCAAAAGATTACAGAATTAAAATGAAACATGAACTTAAGAAATAGATATTAGACAACATTAAAATCGAATATTCAACTTGACCAACTCTAAAATCGATGCAGAAAATATAGAGAAGCGTCATGATTCGATTCAATTTTTTTCAAAGGCAAATTCTATTTCTTTTAGGAATTTTTTTTGTTTTCAACCATTGTACACAAGACTCTGAACCACCTCATGTATCCGCAATTTCAGGAGTTATCGATCTTACTTCTTGGAATTTTGAACAACACGGTCCGGTAGCTTTACAAGGAGATTGGATCTTTCGTTGGAAAGGATTTATTAAAAATCCTAAAATCGATTCTGAAAAAAACCGAACTATGCCCGTTCCCAAAGCCTGGACTAGAATCCAAGAACCGGATGGAAAAAATTATCCAGGAACTGGTATCGCAACATACTTTTTGAAAGTAATTCTTCCGGAAAATCTAAGTTCAAACAATTTTGCAATCTTAGCTGAAACTTCAGAAACAGCATACGAGGTTTGGATAGACGATAACAAAATCGGAACTCAAGGTGTTCCTGGAGAAACAGCAGATACTTCAACTCCAGAATGGAACGTAAAAATTCTACCGTTTCAAATTGATAAGAAAGAATTTCAAATTCGGATTCCTCTTTCCAATTTTTATCACGCGAGAGGAGGATTGACCGCGCGTTTGATTCTAGGTGATGAAGATCAGATCATCCGACTACGGGAAAGAAGGATGACCATGGATGTATTTCTTCTCGGATTTTTAGTCGCGATGGCGTTATATCATTTCACTCTTTATTTTTTGAGAAAAAAAGACGTGGCTCTTTTGTATTTTGGAACCATTTGTTTTGTGTTTTGTTTTAGAGAGATTAGTACCGGACAAAATCTAATTCAAGTAGTTTTTCCTGGTATTTCGTATAACGTTCATATGAGAATTGTATATCTAAGTTTTTATCTTCTTACGCCGATTACCGCCGCGTTTTTACGCGCTTTATTTCCGGAAGAATTGAAAAAAGAAATTTATTATGGAATCGTTTTTATCTCCTCTATTTTTTCTTTGATAGTCGTTTCTCAAGATCCAGTTCTATTTACTGAAACCATAGAACTATATTACTTATTTACGTTTTTTTGTTTTGCGGTGGGATTTTACGTATTAACACTCGCATTGATCCGAAAAAAGCCAGGGGCAATCGCCATATTAGTTGGAATGTTAGCGGTCTTTCTCTCATACAGTCAGGATATTTTTTACACAAAAAGAATCATACCTACCTTTATACTCGCCCCATTTGGATTGATTGCTCTCATTTTTTCTGAGGCGTATCTTTTAGCAAAAAGATATTCTATTGCTTTTAACGCAGTGGAAGACATGTCCGAAAGTTTAAAAAAAATTAATTCTTCTTACAGGCTTTTCGTTCCTAAAGAGTTATTAAAAATATTAAATAAACATGATATTCTTGACATTAAACTCGGGGACATAGCGGAAGAAGAGATGAGCCTTCTCTACAACGAAATTCGAACCTTCTCCGATTTTTCGGAAAAGATAACCGGAAAAGAAAACTTCGAATTTATCAATTCTTTTTTAGGTAAGGTCGGCCCAGTAATTCGGGAAAGAGACGGGTTTATCGATAAATATTTTGGAGAAGCATTTTTGGCATTATTTCCTCCAGAACCGGAAAAAGCTTTGGAAAGCGCCATTGAAATACAGCGAATTTTAAGAGAATTTAATCGGGAAAGGATCGCAAACGGAAAAGATCCCATCCGTTCCGGAAGTGGGATTCATACAGGACCGATCTTACTCGGAACGATCGGAGAAACAGAAAGAATGGAAAGTACGGTAATTTCTTCTTCAGTGAACGTGGCTTCTAAAATTGTACAACTCTCTAGAACATACGAATCTTCACTGTTGATCACCGATTCTACTCTATTTCGTTTAACAAATTCGTCCGAATATTTTTACAGAGTTGTGGATCGGATTCAGATTCGAGATCAAAGAAGTATTTACACCGTTTTAGAAGTTCTCAACGGACTTCCTGAAAATTTAATCGATTCTTATATGAAAACAAGAGAAGAGTTTGAACACGGAATTCTTTTATTTCGAGAAAAACATTTCGAGGAAGCATGTCTTGTTTTTAATCGTATCTTAGAGAAAAATCGAGTCGATCAAGCCGCGAGAGTCTACTTAGAAAAATCAGTCCACAATTGCAGATTTGGAGTTCCTGAAAATTGGCAAGGAATCACTCTTTTAGAAGATTAGAAGCTATCTCGAAAATATATTAGAATAATCTGATTTTTTATTTTAAGCAAAAACAAAGTATTTTTTGAGATAATTTGCAGTTTATGCAGTAATTATAATATTAATTACTTAAAAATATATTAGAGTTGTTGAAAATGAATTCTCCATCAGTTTGCGTTTCATGAAAACGATCTATTGAAGCAGTTTTGTTGATCTGTTTTTCGACAACTCTATTTATGATAAAGATTAGGTGTTTTATTAACGCGAGTTCGACTTAAAAAATCTTGGCGAATAAAAACTCAATACAATGAAACTCAACATAATAACCGCTTTCGTATTGGTTACACCGAATTCACGTTTATTATAGCTCCGAGTAAAAAACGCAATCTGTAAAAACTTCCTCGTTTTAGTTCAAATTATAGATGAATTAAAACGAGGTTTGAATAGGTTCTTAATAAAAAATACTATCTCAACTCCATTACGTTTTGCGAAATTGTTCAGAAGTCTCGATTCAGTTCCTTTTTAGAAGCAAAAATTCCCAGAATCTTTAATTGTGCTTCCTTTATTTTTTCAGAACTATCATGCGAATCATCTGATCTCATCAATTCCTTCATCAACCAGCGAGAAGATTCTCTATCTAGAAAACCTAATACTTGAATCACAAGTTTTTCACGCACACTCTTTAATGCTTCTGCTAAATCCGGAAGACTTACTTGTCTCAATAAATCTTTCAGTTCATTATAAGACAAAGAATGGAATGCCCTGCTTAAAAGTATGTCTGAATCTATTTGAGGTTTGGAATTATAAAACTCAGCGTAGAAATCGTTGAGAAGAATTGTATCTATCTCTTTTCTCTTTTGGTTTACGAAGTCCCAAAAATTCTTCTGATAGGATTCTCCAAAAT
The nucleotide sequence above comes from Leptospira kirschneri serovar Cynopteri str. 3522 CT. Encoded proteins:
- a CDS encoding metallophosphoesterase family protein; the protein is MIRFLHTADLHLSLKEKVYSLSVLKEIVSTAKTEECTHILFCGDLFDRNSDINSLKEDVKEILTSFPGKIFFIPGNHEELGIQEGSYPISADLSPMSYPQKNDRFKLWFEEIDGVDVEFFGFPFRRNLDYSNIQFSEKKTLYRIALLHGTDTKLVEYLGPSPEDADSILDSKPFLDAKFDYLALGHIHSERSERISSLLIAYPGSPRVVSSGEFGPRSVNIVTLGKNGTPVLQKKIISSAGEFKEFSLSANLSGQIPDLSKIHVLISELDFVRIKISGIVEDEHIVSETLDHFSKSIVCRKLEIKTNDLKTSSVLIDNPIAKVFYDKLMNKKLNWNGQNSPDWNEILVLGLEQIEEFSGKK
- a CDS encoding ATP-binding protein, yielding MISAIQLLNFGKFKGKEFELSDSATVFLGKNESGKTTIFDALRLAVGSKFLTANQEPKKSILSRYGETCLEGYNILGKTPDLSKDSAPQFVHCVSLREGELEFAFNNDKLIKPDFLRSKLLNNGVNLEGISNSFKKIHSPKTNSKDADYFDSLKKEIEDLQTKRSELILEIENLHSRNKNNSEKEEKHLKDQNKETEIKNKLAQIEKNSALDLKIQKKIQVLECISEIQRLKSIEEFIRKNFLYSKDESAGFDSFQKEIEKSKNNTSSFELLLKDKENTINSKKKELNDHKTQLSILQKLKQKAEEWFDKIDSILREDGFSEEIKTTHSNPLYKLLGIILSGLGFCGVLGSFALFLFSKLSLATFLSGALLSGSLIILGLWLFSHKKESINFRYSSEKEKNFVLKISGQWNLTFPEYSIPLMEKIENLRQFLSKQIQNFDLKTAQIESIEKEIRLLTEELDPIRSNLKLESEKISNLESKRNSWLNDRRSTTIQDYHKQVAEFQTQSRHFSEGLKKILTEHSSHSLEDLEIKQKTLIATMEDVPNEFPNDPERQFRDSKKRELQKELQSLDNELKKLNTSIQVEDARIQDLLPEKEKNLKDIIQSLFEKELEFSKIESRRKSAKIAQELFEEISKDQSTQFALVASEIGKEIDLLLPKRSVTLEAIDKKDSIKMQDEAGAFRSIDHLSGGTLATFYLIFKLFLARKTLPKKGILLLDEPFVHLDRGRIESAFFYLKKFQEETEYQICFFTKQEEIADTVLRFFKNSKKISL
- the rlmD gene encoding 23S rRNA (uracil(1939)-C(5))-methyltransferase RlmD produces the protein MKPPTSQSCQHYPECAGCDRLHIGYEKQLQHKQEEIVKRFGGFKDLEIRQIIKSPKDQMYRHKVQLPFGHRKIGKKSVLTLGLHNKENTFIIDQKECRIQDEDLTTVVTAIRHWARNENLEPYHEKRGSGLLRHIVLRKANATQEILVGIVTNESEIPGRKKLTDKLYSYIQQFLYKENSKAEVVGILQNVNRKNTKVVLGEKEVTWYGRHFVKEKIGKLDFQIGLSTFFQINPFQIENLYDLILEDLPENKNVVDAYCGIGTISLYISSKSKKVIGLEENSSSIRSAIGAAKANGIENVHFIKGKVLDTLQTALSENSDVVVLDPPREGLDTETKRILLNSKVSQILYVSCNPETLLRDAIELTKSFKYKKITPVDLFPHTNHLESVSVFTK
- a CDS encoding ankyrin repeat domain-containing protein, with product MKDDEKSNERRNFTKIRPDSLWKRFLFFNSIRSGNVKRIGNLLQNGFNPNLNFYHGITSLSIAVKYHRLEIVQVLIEYRADTNLADQSTGFTPLIHSILENDFSLDMMFVLIRNGADPDRKDERGMSPLHHCVNEGKLEALRFLLERGADPNVQDRDGVTCIHLAKSSQGMSEFVELLLKYGADPTIQDKYGKTYLM
- a CDS encoding adenylate/guanylate cyclase domain-containing protein, whose protein sequence is MIRFNFFQRQILFLLGIFFVFNHCTQDSEPPHVSAISGVIDLTSWNFEQHGPVALQGDWIFRWKGFIKNPKIDSEKNRTMPVPKAWTRIQEPDGKNYPGTGIATYFLKVILPENLSSNNFAILAETSETAYEVWIDDNKIGTQGVPGETADTSTPEWNVKILPFQIDKKEFQIRIPLSNFYHARGGLTARLILGDEDQIIRLRERRMTMDVFLLGFLVAMALYHFTLYFLRKKDVALLYFGTICFVFCFREISTGQNLIQVVFPGISYNVHMRIVYLSFYLLTPITAAFLRALFPEELKKEIYYGIVFISSIFSLIVVSQDPVLFTETIELYYLFTFFCFAVGFYVLTLALIRKKPGAIAILVGMLAVFLSYSQDIFYTKRIIPTFILAPFGLIALIFSEAYLLAKRYSIAFNAVEDMSESLKKINSSYRLFVPKELLKILNKHDILDIKLGDIAEEEMSLLYNEIRTFSDFSEKITGKENFEFINSFLGKVGPVIRERDGFIDKYFGEAFLALFPPEPEKALESAIEIQRILREFNRERIANGKDPIRSGSGIHTGPILLGTIGETERMESTVISSSVNVASKIVQLSRTYESSLLITDSTLFRLTNSSEYFYRVVDRIQIRDQRSIYTVLEVLNGLPENLIDSYMKTREEFEHGILLFREKHFEEACLVFNRILEKNRVDQAARVYLEKSVHNCRFGVPENWQGITLLED
- a CDS encoding LIC10244 family PerRA/PerRB upregulated protein: MLAHIRPNQLFCTDKDREQSLRTLGMMLELSEKCYVFGKYFFIDAFDSEEYPFLLRKGFDLMGIGMDSENVGNILKGYIISGSYEGKELLDRIVIFEGIETIQKELPISVFLEKAASYFGESYQKNFWDFVNQKRKEIDTILLNDFYAEFYNSKPQIDSDILLSRAFHSLSYNELKDLLRQVSLPDLAEALKSVREKLVIQVLGFLDRESSRWLMKELMRSDDSHDSSEKIKEAQLKILGIFASKKELNRDF